In Saccharolobus solfataricus, a genomic segment contains:
- a CDS encoding iron-containing alcohol dehydrogenase yields MFKVEYPTTQVIYGLNALDWLENVKGKRIALVTTRSLLKSKILEQILSHIKAEVIEGPRQHTPVDDVNNLTERLKGYDIVIGLGGGSIIDGIKLSFNGYYIVIPTTFSGAEHTRSGGATVNGIKKSRIGKEADVVILDPRATLETPKWLLIASGVRAIDHAVEALYSKDSTPFTDSLAIEGYKKLVKCLRNLDSLEDRGLCQIGTWLSSLTMRYAKMGISHNFGYVYGPRFNIPHGVTSCISLPSAIRLNYNVARNKLKEIENEGEPLYEFMDKFLKEIGARRRLSEFTTLNEALKYVNTFVEIVNNSGNPVKIDVETARKFVEEVF; encoded by the coding sequence ATGTTCAAAGTAGAGTACCCTACTACACAAGTTATTTATGGACTTAACGCACTAGATTGGTTAGAAAACGTTAAGGGCAAAAGAATAGCTTTAGTTACTACTAGAAGTTTACTCAAAAGTAAAATTCTTGAACAAATATTAAGTCATATAAAAGCTGAGGTAATTGAGGGACCAAGACAACACACTCCAGTAGATGACGTAAATAATTTAACGGAGAGACTTAAGGGATATGACATTGTAATAGGCTTAGGAGGAGGAAGTATAATAGACGGTATAAAGCTTTCATTTAACGGTTACTATATAGTAATACCTACTACTTTTTCTGGAGCAGAGCATACTAGATCTGGAGGAGCAACAGTTAATGGAATAAAGAAAAGTAGAATTGGAAAAGAGGCAGATGTCGTAATATTAGATCCAAGAGCTACACTTGAAACACCTAAATGGTTACTTATAGCAAGTGGAGTGAGGGCAATAGACCACGCAGTGGAAGCATTATACTCTAAGGATTCTACGCCATTTACTGATTCCTTAGCCATAGAAGGGTATAAGAAGCTAGTTAAATGCTTGAGAAATTTAGATTCCCTTGAAGATAGGGGATTATGTCAAATAGGCACATGGTTATCATCCTTGACAATGAGATATGCCAAAATGGGGATAAGTCATAATTTCGGTTACGTTTATGGTCCTAGATTTAACATACCTCATGGTGTAACATCTTGTATATCACTACCATCAGCAATCAGGTTAAACTACAATGTTGCAAGAAATAAATTGAAGGAAATAGAGAATGAAGGAGAACCATTATATGAATTTATGGATAAATTCCTAAAGGAGATAGGAGCTAGGCGAAGATTATCTGAATTTACCACATTAAATGAGGCATTAAAATATGTAAATACTTTTGTTGAGATTGTGAATAATAGTGGAAACCCGGTTAAAATTGACGTAGAAACTGCTAGAAAGTTCGTGGAAGAGGTCTTTTAA
- a CDS encoding acryloyl-coenzyme A reductase has protein sequence MKAVVLPAHNQGYRIEEIADPKPYKGEVVIKVNKAALCYRDLLQIKGFYPRSKYPLILGHEVVGTVEEVGENVNDYREGDRVTSMLFVPDWSCEYCKSGEEVYCKNRVLYAQELDGFFAEKARVKASSLVKIPENVSDEGAVIVPCVAAMVYRGLKKAGIKEGENVLVTGASGGVGIHAIQVAKALGAKVIGVTSSESKARIVSKFADYVIVGDKFSEEAKKIGDISIVIENVGPYTLEESMRSLRSGGKIIQIGNLDPSITFNLRLGYVILKDLSLIGHIGANKKDIVETLNLVKEGKIKPVIGSEFRLEDFGKALDLLKENKNRYGKILISNSF, from the coding sequence ATGAAAGCCGTTGTTCTCCCAGCTCATAACCAAGGTTATAGAATAGAAGAGATAGCAGATCCTAAACCTTATAAGGGAGAAGTCGTAATCAAGGTTAATAAAGCAGCCTTATGTTATAGGGACTTATTACAGATAAAAGGGTTCTATCCCAGATCTAAATACCCGCTAATTTTAGGTCATGAGGTAGTGGGAACAGTTGAGGAAGTTGGAGAAAACGTTAATGATTATAGGGAAGGAGATCGGGTAACCTCAATGCTTTTTGTGCCCGATTGGTCGTGTGAATATTGTAAGAGCGGAGAAGAAGTTTACTGTAAGAATAGGGTTCTATATGCTCAAGAACTAGATGGGTTTTTCGCAGAAAAGGCTAGGGTTAAGGCAAGCAGTTTAGTCAAAATACCTGAAAACGTTTCTGATGAAGGGGCTGTTATAGTTCCATGTGTTGCAGCAATGGTTTATAGGGGTTTGAAAAAGGCTGGAATAAAAGAAGGGGAAAATGTATTAGTTACTGGAGCGAGTGGTGGTGTAGGTATTCACGCAATTCAAGTAGCTAAGGCTCTAGGGGCTAAGGTGATAGGCGTTACTAGTAGTGAGAGTAAGGCAAGGATTGTTTCCAAATTCGCTGACTACGTAATTGTAGGTGATAAGTTCTCAGAAGAGGCTAAAAAGATAGGCGATATTTCCATCGTTATTGAAAATGTTGGTCCCTACACTTTAGAGGAAAGTATGAGGAGTCTGAGGAGTGGTGGCAAGATTATTCAGATCGGGAATCTAGATCCTTCTATAACATTTAATCTAAGGCTAGGCTATGTGATTCTTAAAGACCTAAGTTTAATTGGACATATAGGTGCGAATAAGAAAGACATAGTAGAAACTTTAAACCTAGTTAAGGAAGGTAAAATAAAGCCTGTTATTGGGAGTGAGTTTAGGTTAGAGGATTTTGGAAAAGCTCTTGATTTACTTAAGGAAAATAAAAATAGGTATGGAAAAATATTGATTTCAAACTCTTTCTAG
- a CDS encoding DUF3211 domain-containing protein, whose amino-acid sequence MELTFPTQHDIQALVKILSDPVFTLHKILGAETVTVKGNEFDALISMGVTSVILHGTVYVGSNKISYKFYSVGTEKGEGGILEFGLFKEGELKLVLDYEGRFGSIIRFSLRRRIEKNMKRLDEEVRVERIKRKI is encoded by the coding sequence GTGGAACTCACTTTCCCTACACAGCACGATATACAAGCTTTAGTGAAAATTCTGTCTGACCCAGTTTTTACGTTACACAAGATACTAGGAGCAGAAACAGTTACAGTAAAGGGTAACGAATTCGATGCCTTAATATCGATGGGAGTTACATCAGTGATTCTACACGGTACAGTTTATGTAGGGAGCAACAAGATATCCTATAAGTTTTACAGTGTAGGGACAGAAAAAGGAGAAGGCGGAATTTTAGAATTTGGATTATTCAAAGAGGGTGAGCTTAAGTTAGTTTTGGACTATGAAGGGAGATTTGGCTCCATCATTAGGTTCTCGTTGAGGAGAAGGATCGAGAAAAATATGAAAAGGCTAGATGAGGAAGTTAGAGTGGAAAGAATTAAGAGAAAGATCTGA
- a CDS encoding SDR family oxidoreductase, with translation MYSLKDKVVVVTGSGRGIGRAIAVRLAKEGSLVVVNAKKRAEEMNETIKIIKENGGEASGVLADVSTREGCETLAKETLDRYRVVDILINNAGLGLFSPFLNVDDKLLDKHISTDFKSVVYCSQIFAKEMRDGGAIVNVASVAGVSPAYGLSIYGAMKAAVIALTKYLALELAPKIRVNAIAPGFVKTKLGESMFQVLGMSEKEFSEKFTLMGRILDPEEVAEFTAAILKIESLTGQVFVLDSGESIKGGIK, from the coding sequence ATGTACTCTCTAAAGGATAAGGTTGTTGTAGTAACGGGTTCTGGTAGGGGTATTGGTAGAGCCATAGCTGTGAGATTAGCTAAAGAAGGTAGTTTAGTTGTAGTAAATGCGAAAAAGAGAGCTGAGGAGATGAACGAAACAATAAAGATTATAAAAGAGAATGGAGGAGAAGCTAGTGGAGTTTTAGCTGATGTCTCAACAAGGGAGGGATGCGAAACTTTAGCTAAAGAAACCCTAGATAGGTACAGAGTAGTTGATATATTGATAAATAATGCTGGTTTAGGATTATTCTCTCCCTTTTTGAACGTAGATGATAAACTTTTAGACAAGCATATCTCGACTGACTTTAAATCTGTAGTTTATTGTTCTCAAATCTTCGCAAAAGAAATGAGAGATGGAGGAGCCATTGTTAATGTTGCATCAGTTGCTGGAGTATCGCCAGCCTATGGCTTATCAATATACGGTGCAATGAAGGCTGCTGTAATTGCATTAACTAAATACTTAGCTTTAGAACTAGCTCCTAAAATAAGGGTTAATGCAATAGCCCCAGGATTTGTGAAGACTAAGCTAGGTGAAAGTATGTTCCAGGTATTAGGAATGAGTGAAAAGGAGTTTAGTGAAAAATTCACGTTAATGGGTAGAATTCTTGATCCAGAGGAGGTAGCAGAGTTCACTGCTGCAATTCTTAAAATAGAGTCTCTAACTGGGCAAGTGTTTGTGTTAGATTCTGGAGAGAGTATAAAAGGTGGAATAAAATAG
- a CDS encoding sulfocyanin, translated as MNSSIIIAIIVIVIIIAGVAAYLTLGHHPATTSSTTSSATTTFLTSSTSNSVPPTSSSTSSTTSSSTTTTTQTATQTVTLPPGANVLPYNPNNKTVFIYLTVTVTGPSFNYNGTAYGQMKLYVPAGWNVMIILTNDQSIPHNANIVLNETPIPNNSNISADGKILLYVGDSPSNFMSNGVQPGQTVIGMLDNISAGYYWIACGIYGHAESGMWADLIVSSSVSVPYSIISSSTSSTSSTHSWG; from the coding sequence ATGAACTCGTCCATAATTATAGCTATCATAGTAATAGTAATAATTATAGCAGGAGTAGCTGCTTATCTAACACTAGGTCATCATCCTGCCACAACATCTTCTACAACAAGTTCGGCTACGACAACTTTCTTAACATCTTCTACCTCAAATTCAGTGCCTCCCACTTCGTCCTCAACATCTTCTACAACATCTTCATCCACAACTACTACGACACAGACGGCAACTCAGACGGTAACCCTACCCCCTGGGGCTAACGTTTTGCCTTACAACCCCAACAACAAGACTGTGTTCATTTATTTAACTGTAACAGTTACTGGTCCATCATTTAATTATAATGGTACTGCGTATGGGCAAATGAAACTTTATGTTCCTGCAGGATGGAATGTAATGATAATTTTGACTAATGATCAGTCCATTCCCCATAACGCGAATATAGTATTAAACGAGACCCCAATACCAAATAACTCCAATATTTCCGCGGATGGCAAAATTTTACTGTATGTTGGCGACTCACCATCGAACTTTATGAGTAATGGAGTTCAACCTGGCCAGACTGTAATTGGAATGTTAGATAATATTTCAGCTGGTTACTATTGGATTGCTTGTGGAATATACGGTCATGCTGAAAGCGGAATGTGGGCTGATTTAATAGTCTCAAGCTCTGTCTCAGTCCCATACTCCATAATTTCATCTTCAACCTCCTCAACTTCATCAACTCACAGCTGGGGCTAA
- a CDS encoding alcohol dehydrogenase catalytic domain-containing protein — translation MKAAIYKGHGLQLEIEEVPNPTPKEGEILVKVASTGICHSDLHLLSGELVGPLPNGFIIGHEIAGWVEKIGKNVRNPYGLKEGDPVLVSWIVPCGICSYCASGKENYCKENAKRLVGLIGINGGHAEYIIVPEIAVIPLAKNLDPYYSSPIACAYGTAYNALKSANTTSGKSVVIVGSGGVGSAAIQLANAMGLNPIIAVDIDENKLKKAKELGATYTINATENDARSKVLEVLEDGADIVYETKPYPDLKLPLEIVKSGGTIVVTGLGGFSTLAQIPVTLFVSRGITLIGSLGYRPRIDLPELVSLASSGKIDIKKLVSHIYTPDKINDAYENLKKGLHIRAIIRWN, via the coding sequence ATGAAGGCAGCCATATATAAGGGACATGGATTGCAATTAGAAATAGAAGAAGTTCCTAATCCTACTCCAAAAGAAGGGGAAATCTTAGTGAAAGTAGCTTCAACCGGAATATGTCATAGTGATCTACATCTGTTAAGTGGTGAATTAGTTGGGCCACTTCCTAACGGATTTATAATTGGCCATGAGATTGCTGGATGGGTCGAGAAGATAGGTAAGAATGTTAGGAATCCATATGGATTAAAGGAGGGAGATCCGGTTCTAGTATCTTGGATTGTGCCATGTGGTATATGTAGTTATTGTGCAAGTGGTAAAGAGAATTATTGTAAAGAGAATGCGAAAAGATTAGTAGGTCTAATTGGGATTAATGGAGGCCACGCTGAATATATAATTGTCCCAGAGATAGCAGTAATTCCCTTGGCCAAAAACCTCGATCCGTACTACTCTTCACCGATTGCGTGTGCATACGGTACTGCTTATAACGCATTAAAAAGTGCTAATACTACTTCTGGGAAGAGTGTTGTTATAGTGGGTTCCGGTGGTGTAGGTTCTGCTGCAATACAGTTGGCTAATGCCATGGGGTTAAATCCAATTATTGCAGTAGATATAGATGAGAACAAACTAAAGAAAGCCAAGGAATTAGGTGCAACTTACACTATTAACGCTACTGAAAACGATGCTAGGTCTAAAGTTCTAGAAGTTTTGGAAGATGGAGCTGATATAGTATATGAGACAAAACCATACCCAGATCTCAAACTGCCTTTAGAAATTGTCAAAAGTGGAGGGACTATAGTTGTTACTGGACTGGGGGGATTCTCTACATTAGCACAGATTCCCGTAACACTATTTGTCTCTAGAGGTATAACTTTAATAGGAAGTTTAGGTTATAGACCTAGAATTGATCTACCTGAGCTAGTTAGTCTAGCATCTTCTGGTAAGATAGATATTAAGAAGTTAGTTTCACATATTTATACTCCAGACAAGATAAATGATGCTTACGAGAATTTGAAGAAAGGATTACATATAAGAGCAATAATTAGGTGGAATTAG
- a CDS encoding R2-like ligand-binding oxidase: MGMSFEEYKHEYFKSIRHGGLNWSLFPMKLYQLGKRLFWDPANIDLSKDAEDWKKLNDLEKMFIINVGSKFAAGEEAVALDLHPLIVTLVKEGKVEEVMYLEQFVYEESKHVEAFRRFFDAVNVIEDLSAYTKDLSPNYRKIFYEELPKAMWNLSKDPSPENQVKAVVTYNLVVEGIAAEGGYNIFRRITNTRKILPGLAKMINLIATDESRHIAFGVYLIARLVKEHGEGIYKVAMDHINYLAPYAIGIFSEPTMPQVTNLPFDLTNMELVDYAKKLLNTRIDAINRARQMRLDVLLPRDLDVIESW; the protein is encoded by the coding sequence ATGGGTATGAGTTTTGAAGAATATAAACATGAGTATTTTAAGTCGATAAGACATGGAGGTTTAAATTGGTCACTTTTCCCAATGAAATTATATCAACTTGGAAAAAGACTTTTCTGGGATCCAGCTAATATAGATCTAAGTAAAGATGCGGAAGACTGGAAGAAGCTAAATGATTTAGAGAAAATGTTTATAATAAACGTTGGTTCAAAGTTCGCCGCTGGAGAGGAAGCTGTAGCATTGGATCTTCACCCGCTAATCGTTACATTAGTTAAGGAGGGAAAGGTGGAAGAGGTGATGTATTTAGAGCAATTCGTCTATGAGGAATCCAAGCACGTAGAAGCCTTTAGGAGGTTTTTTGACGCTGTTAATGTTATAGAAGATCTGAGCGCATACACTAAAGACCTCTCCCCTAATTATAGGAAGATATTCTATGAAGAATTACCAAAAGCTATGTGGAATTTATCTAAAGATCCTTCACCGGAAAATCAAGTTAAAGCCGTGGTAACTTACAATCTAGTAGTTGAAGGTATTGCAGCTGAAGGAGGATATAACATTTTTAGGCGGATAACAAATACGAGAAAGATCTTACCTGGTTTAGCCAAGATGATAAACCTCATAGCCACTGATGAGTCTAGACATATAGCGTTTGGAGTATACTTAATCGCGAGACTAGTGAAGGAACATGGAGAGGGAATATATAAGGTTGCTATGGATCACATTAATTATCTTGCACCCTATGCTATAGGAATATTCTCTGAACCTACGATGCCCCAAGTTACAAATCTACCCTTTGATCTGACCAATATGGAGCTGGTAGACTACGCTAAAAAGCTTTTGAATACTAGGATTGACGCAATAAATAGAGCTAGGCAGATGAGATTAGATGTACTATTACCAAGGGATTTAGATGTGATCGAATCGTGGTGA
- a CDS encoding alpha/beta hydrolase fold domain-containing protein, with product MRTLPTREHIEWFGSQYLRSPADLLDFRFSPILAQDFNGLPPALIITAEYDPLRDQGEAYANKLLQAGVSVTSVRFNNVIHGFLSFFPLMEQGRDAIGLIGSVLRRVFYDKI from the coding sequence TTGAGAACACTGCCTACCAGAGAGCATATAGAGTGGTTCGGTTCTCAATACTTACGAAGCCCTGCAGATTTGCTAGACTTTAGGTTCTCTCCAATTCTGGCGCAAGATTTCAACGGATTACCTCCAGCCTTGATAATAACAGCAGAATACGATCCACTAAGGGATCAAGGAGAAGCGTATGCAAATAAACTACTACAAGCTGGAGTCTCAGTTACTAGTGTGAGATTTAACAACGTTATACACGGATTCCTCTCATTCTTTCCGTTGATGGAGCAAGGAAGAGATGCTATAGGTCTGATAGGGTCTGTGTTAAGACGAGTATTTTATGATAAAATTTAA
- a CDS encoding acetyl-CoA C-acetyltransferase, giving the protein MLEDVYLVDYVRTAFTRFSRKDYQKDPFYNIRPEELAGMVINRLIEKNGIKAEEIDEIITGCALQVGEQWAFGGRHEVFAARLPYNIPTMAVDRQCASSLTTVSIGAMEISTGMADIVLAGGVEKLSRTPMFDNPHIEINTKFLTDSKYIEYDLTTGYVMGLTAEKLAEEAKITREEMDRWSLRSHQLAWKAIQEGYFKDEILPIEVEVEGKKTVVNLDQSVRPDTSMEKLAQLPPAFKPNGTITAGNSAPLNSGASYVLLMSKNALKKYGLTPMAKIKSFGFAGVPPAVMGKGPVPASKKALEKANLSTRRIDLWEINEAFAVVVLYAIKQLELDENTVNKKGGAIAIGHPLGATGARLVGTLARQLIMEGKDYGVATLCVGGGQGGAIVLERV; this is encoded by the coding sequence ATGCTAGAGGATGTATATCTAGTCGATTACGTAAGGACGGCTTTTACGAGATTTTCACGCAAGGACTATCAAAAAGATCCGTTTTACAATATAAGACCAGAGGAATTAGCTGGAATGGTAATAAATAGATTAATAGAGAAAAATGGGATTAAGGCAGAAGAAATAGATGAAATAATCACTGGATGTGCACTTCAAGTAGGCGAACAATGGGCTTTTGGAGGTAGGCATGAAGTTTTCGCTGCTAGATTGCCTTATAATATACCAACTATGGCTGTTGATAGACAATGCGCTTCATCACTAACTACAGTTTCCATAGGAGCCATGGAAATATCAACCGGCATGGCTGATATAGTACTAGCAGGTGGGGTTGAAAAGCTGTCCAGAACACCAATGTTTGATAATCCTCACATTGAAATTAACACTAAGTTTCTAACCGATAGCAAATATATCGAATACGATTTAACTACAGGATATGTTATGGGATTAACTGCTGAGAAATTAGCTGAAGAAGCTAAAATAACAAGAGAAGAAATGGATAGGTGGTCTTTGAGGAGCCATCAATTAGCATGGAAAGCTATACAGGAGGGGTATTTTAAAGACGAGATCTTACCCATTGAGGTAGAAGTCGAAGGGAAGAAAACTGTAGTTAACTTAGATCAATCAGTTAGACCAGACACCAGTATGGAAAAATTAGCTCAATTACCTCCAGCCTTTAAACCCAATGGTACAATAACTGCTGGAAATTCCGCACCCTTGAATTCTGGAGCTTCTTATGTACTCTTAATGTCAAAAAATGCGTTGAAGAAGTACGGCTTAACTCCAATGGCAAAGATAAAGAGTTTTGGATTTGCAGGGGTACCTCCGGCGGTGATGGGAAAGGGACCGGTACCCGCTTCCAAGAAAGCCTTAGAAAAGGCTAATTTAAGTACTAGAAGAATAGACTTATGGGAAATAAATGAGGCATTTGCTGTTGTAGTATTATATGCTATAAAACAATTGGAATTGGATGAGAACACAGTAAACAAGAAGGGAGGTGCTATTGCCATAGGGCATCCCCTAGGAGCTACTGGAGCTAGATTAGTAGGTACATTGGCTAGACAATTAATAATGGAAGGAAAAGATTATGGTGTTGCAACACTGTGTGTAGGCGGAGGACAAGGTGGGGCAATAGTTCTAGAAAGAGTTTGA
- a CDS encoding ParA family protein encodes MSISIFILSLKGGIGKSRLSYELSKYISKKKFKKVLLIDNDSLSTLSNLLGHYGDGLLDGFDLGSSLKEIDGIFILKLRNKIWFLEKFYDEERLEQLKFVLSRNWDYIIVDNYVGINEQNPIVRTVYDFSPIKIGIFLTDELSLDSTVEYSNCWNHLDSKHVLLINKSFDVNNVIDRTIIDNILNQDIPKKNEQFTIERTNKIKVF; translated from the coding sequence ATGTCTATTTCAATTTTTATCCTAAGCCTAAAGGGGGGAATAGGGAAAAGCAGACTATCTTACGAGTTATCTAAATATATCTCTAAAAAGAAATTTAAGAAGGTTCTCCTTATTGATAATGATTCTCTATCTACTTTATCAAATCTACTAGGTCACTATGGTGATGGATTATTGGATGGTTTCGATTTAGGATCCTCGCTAAAGGAAATAGATGGTATCTTCATACTTAAACTGCGGAATAAAATATGGTTTTTAGAGAAATTTTATGACGAGGAAAGATTAGAACAACTTAAATTCGTCTTATCGAGAAACTGGGATTATATTATAGTAGATAATTATGTTGGGATAAATGAGCAAAATCCAATAGTCAGAACTGTTTATGATTTCTCCCCTATTAAAATAGGTATTTTCCTAACTGATGAGTTATCGCTAGATTCTACAGTAGAGTATTCCAATTGTTGGAACCATCTAGACTCTAAACACGTACTACTAATTAATAAGAGCTTTGACGTAAATAATGTTATAGATAGAACTATCATTGACAATATATTAAACCAAGATATCCCGAAGAAGAATGAACAATTTACTATAGAAAGAACTAATAAGATAAAAGTATTTTAA
- a CDS encoding acyl-CoA dehydrogenase family protein gives MILDLNFEISEDLKLILNSLNELLDSRWSTKKLRSIMEGNKEYTEELWREIIKLDILPYLSTLSLRDNVIINEVIGRKLLPGIVISSVVASRGIKTKDVLNRLYSGEIKIAMSDSNFVPSADDADYIVIGNKLIKRDNCTIHTFNSLDNSMKISKVKHVGNHEDIEVNNAEIALSLASQMVGSGEEVVSMSIKYSKERVAFGKPIGSYQAIKHRVVNDAIDVELARSLVLEAAENIKYAWVAKDLVNKKIPKVILSGIQVHGGIGFTDDLDIHLHLRRALTLSKLYNSKVNISEFLQPI, from the coding sequence ATGATCCTAGATTTAAACTTCGAAATTAGTGAGGATCTTAAACTGATTCTAAACAGTTTAAATGAATTACTGGACTCAAGGTGGTCTACGAAGAAGTTAAGGTCAATTATGGAGGGAAATAAGGAATATACCGAGGAACTATGGAGGGAAATAATTAAGCTTGACATCTTGCCTTATCTTTCCACACTATCATTAAGAGATAACGTGATAATAAATGAGGTTATTGGTAGAAAATTACTGCCGGGAATTGTAATAAGTAGCGTAGTCGCATCTAGGGGTATTAAGACTAAAGACGTTTTAAATAGACTGTATTCTGGAGAAATAAAAATAGCTATGTCTGATTCAAATTTTGTGCCTTCAGCTGATGATGCTGATTATATAGTAATAGGAAACAAGTTGATTAAGAGAGACAATTGCACAATTCACACTTTCAATTCTCTTGATAATTCCATGAAAATCAGTAAAGTCAAACACGTTGGAAATCATGAAGACATAGAAGTTAACAACGCTGAAATTGCACTTTCATTAGCCTCTCAGATGGTCGGAAGTGGTGAAGAAGTAGTTAGTATGTCGATTAAATATAGTAAAGAGAGAGTTGCTTTCGGAAAACCTATAGGTTCGTATCAAGCAATAAAGCATAGGGTAGTTAATGACGCAATTGATGTAGAATTAGCTAGATCTTTAGTACTGGAAGCTGCTGAAAACATAAAGTACGCATGGGTAGCTAAGGATTTAGTAAACAAAAAGATACCTAAGGTTATATTAAGTGGTATACAAGTTCATGGAGGAATAGGATTTACCGATGATCTCGATATTCACCTTCACTTAAGGAGAGCGCTCACATTAAGTAAGTTATACAATAGTAAAGTTAACATCTCCGAGTTCCTACAACCTATATAA
- a CDS encoding ISH3-like element ISC1439A family transposase, with protein MQTMILPKTELKSLAITLATNNINVISQDLDPEIVKAAPSLLTGNRGKYYLKVVRRGEKVISKGQRTFKFYPIYREVKGEINVVAVDETGLTVGEKEQEKAEGFLLYNWKRKGVKMRSLDLVYPLRLPLLVEVADLRSDSPSQFLLRSVREVSQYMEIDYVVADAGFLNLGVIKEMPVKTIVRGKSNLKGFKELSNVPLVEKRYEVKDKVYVAYRVLEFEGLYYYDVVYVKGKPRHFMFVTNFEGDPYELAELYRLRWQVEEGFKVRKARIRYVRKLSNKIFLFLYYTVLDSAWNLVNHLLFNFKSTCKKVLSFDSFVKLL; from the coding sequence ATGCAAACCATGATATTACCCAAAACGGAGCTGAAGTCCCTCGCTATAACTTTAGCAACAAACAATATTAACGTTATCTCTCAAGATCTAGACCCGGAAATAGTGAAAGCAGCACCATCCTTGCTAACCGGAAACAGAGGAAAATACTACTTGAAGGTAGTAAGACGAGGCGAGAAAGTAATTAGTAAAGGTCAGAGAACCTTCAAGTTCTACCCAATCTACAGAGAAGTAAAGGGAGAGATCAACGTAGTCGCTGTAGATGAGACCGGATTAACCGTGGGAGAAAAGGAACAAGAAAAAGCAGAGGGCTTTCTACTCTACAACTGGAAGAGAAAAGGAGTAAAGATGAGATCCTTGGACCTCGTATATCCCTTAAGGTTACCCCTCCTAGTGGAGGTAGCAGATTTGAGAAGCGACAGTCCATCACAGTTCCTACTCAGGAGCGTGAGGGAAGTAAGCCAATACATGGAAATAGATTACGTTGTAGCTGACGCCGGATTCTTGAACCTAGGGGTCATCAAGGAAATGCCCGTGAAGACCATTGTGAGAGGAAAGTCGAACTTGAAGGGATTCAAGGAACTATCTAACGTTCCATTAGTTGAGAAGAGATATGAGGTTAAGGACAAGGTTTACGTTGCGTATAGGGTCTTGGAATTTGAAGGGCTTTATTATTACGATGTGGTTTACGTTAAGGGGAAGCCGAGGCACTTCATGTTCGTAACGAACTTCGAGGGAGATCCCTATGAACTGGCTGAACTCTATAGGTTGAGGTGGCAAGTTGAGGAGGGTTTTAAGGTTAGGAAGGCAAGGATAAGGTATGTTAGGAAGTTGAGTAATAAGATCTTCTTGTTCCTCTATTACACGGTTCTGGATTCTGCGTGGAATCTAGTGAATCATCTTCTCTTTAACTTCAAGTCCACGTGTAAGAAGGTTTTGTCCTTCGATTCATTCGTCAAGCTTCTCTAA